A single Gemmatimonadota bacterium DNA region contains:
- a CDS encoding GNAT family N-acetyltransferase: MPDAFQIRPVRRSDLARWLPLWDGYNAFYGRSGETALDPEITRVTWERFFDDSEPVHAMVAESRDTLIGLVHYLFHRSTIMTGPNCYLADLFTIEGARGRGVGRGLIEAVYDRAANAGCKRVYWQTHETNLTAMKLYDGVAERSGFVVYRKML, from the coding sequence TTGCCTGACGCATTTCAAATTCGCCCTGTGCGACGCTCGGATCTGGCCCGGTGGCTGCCGCTCTGGGATGGATACAACGCCTTCTACGGACGCAGCGGCGAGACGGCGCTCGATCCGGAGATCACTCGCGTAACGTGGGAGCGATTCTTCGATGACAGTGAGCCGGTGCATGCCATGGTTGCGGAGAGTCGCGATACGCTGATCGGGCTGGTCCACTACCTTTTCCATCGCAGCACGATCATGACCGGACCGAACTGCTATCTCGCCGATCTCTTCACGATCGAAGGCGCGCGCGGCAGGGGAGTGGGACGTGGTCTGATCGAAGCGGTGTATGATCGTGCGGCGAACGCAGGATGCAAGCGCGTGTACTGGCAGACGCACGAGACGAATCTGACGGCGATGAAATTGTATGACGGAGTCGCCGAGCGATCAGGGTTCGTTGTTTACAGGAAGATGTTGTGA
- a CDS encoding YbhB/YbcL family Raf kinase inhibitor-like protein has product MKGYISGAAIAALLAVAIAPVTSAQQAPPPPATEAGAALLAIPNLPAKSGARLTVSSPAFAPGDDIPFENTSYRGNVFPGLKWSAGPAGTKSYAVIMQDGDAMSRGAPILHWTMVNIPSTMTQLDAAMSEPPAGAQYGPNIRGPAHAYMGPHTPPGPKHRYHLQVFALDTSLPAESLATYADLTAAMKDHVLASGEVIGLGQAPPATTP; this is encoded by the coding sequence ATGAAAGGTTACATCTCCGGTGCAGCTATCGCGGCTTTGCTCGCGGTTGCCATCGCGCCCGTGACCAGTGCGCAACAAGCTCCGCCGCCGCCCGCGACCGAAGCTGGCGCGGCGCTGCTGGCGATTCCGAATCTGCCGGCGAAATCCGGTGCCAGGCTGACGGTGAGCAGTCCCGCGTTCGCGCCAGGCGACGACATTCCGTTCGAGAACACCTCGTACCGCGGAAATGTCTTTCCCGGTCTGAAGTGGTCCGCCGGACCGGCTGGCACAAAATCATACGCGGTGATAATGCAGGACGGCGACGCAATGTCGCGTGGCGCGCCGATTCTTCACTGGACGATGGTGAACATCCCATCGACGATGACGCAGCTCGATGCAGCGATGAGCGAGCCGCCAGCCGGCGCGCAGTACGGTCCCAACATCCGCGGGCCGGCGCACGCATACATGGGCCCGCACACGCCTCCGGGGCCGAAGCATCGCTATCACCTGCAGGTCTTCGCACTAGACACGTCGCTTCCCGCTGAATCGCTCGCCACCTACGCCGATCTTACCGCGGCGATGAAGGACCACGTGCTCGCGAGCGGCGAAGTCATCGGTCTCGGTCAGGCGCCGCCTGCCACGACACCATAA
- a CDS encoding PAS domain S-box protein, whose product MIAPHAPIATLQTVLLDSPGHTVKLTGLPALALILGVVAAVAAFVIRFIRLRRHARVATKARGAAEAELQTLFAAMQDVVFVIDRDGRYTRVPYTDANALYRPAPEVVGRHVSDVLPADAAATISNVSAQVVDTQRTVQTEFRIQPDGRVVWFAATASPFDGRAVLWVARDITETKVARDALAHSERRYRLLFDRNPCAMWVYDYDTRQIVDVNDAAVTQYGYSRDEFARMKLDDLRAPHDIPQLSRLLAEMPSDEPRVHTVKHRKKDGTVISVEARGHPLGIPDRRLRLVVITDITERLAAERVVLEAEERAMATSLMLQTLIDAAPQAMIVLDAEWNVTRWNDAAEVLFGWSASEVIGGPVPFIPADQRDHVDKWRGTLGHGGTEKPIEAVRMRKDGRHVDVMLAVAPLLDAEERPTAFIGVYMDITERKQLGEQLRQSQKMEAIGTLAGGVAHDFNNILTVISSYAAMLIADDRYPDIRADIEEISSAARRATGLTRQLLTFSRKAIVQLQTVDINGIVEEMQPMLRRLLMEHIELIVKPSGVASNLTADVSQLEQILLNLTVNAADAMPEGGSLVIETHNVWLDDAYAEMHTNVVPGPYVLLAVTDSGIGMDADTLRKIFEPFFTTKEIGRGTGLGLATVYAIVKQLGGHIWVYSEPHQGATFKIYLPRDMSSAPTEVAPVQQLYSAVSGTVLLVEDDSAVRRAARRMLEKVGFSVIEAQDGEEGLSVASGYDGEIAVVVTDLMMPKMNGGDFARALAASRPGSRIVFTSGYTDDAVLRKRLVASTHTFVQKPFTGDQLVRTITSVLAEPAS is encoded by the coding sequence GTGATAGCGCCCCACGCCCCGATCGCCACGCTCCAGACCGTCCTCCTGGACAGTCCTGGGCACACGGTAAAGCTTACGGGACTCCCCGCGCTTGCGCTGATCCTGGGAGTGGTTGCCGCTGTCGCGGCGTTCGTCATCCGATTCATCAGGCTTCGCCGCCACGCCAGAGTTGCGACGAAGGCCAGAGGTGCCGCGGAGGCGGAGCTGCAGACGCTATTTGCGGCGATGCAGGATGTGGTGTTCGTGATCGATAGAGATGGAAGATATACGCGCGTGCCATACACCGACGCGAACGCGCTCTACCGTCCCGCTCCAGAGGTTGTCGGCCGCCATGTGAGCGATGTGCTTCCCGCCGACGCAGCGGCAACCATCTCCAACGTATCGGCACAGGTCGTCGATACACAACGAACGGTTCAGACCGAATTCAGGATCCAGCCGGACGGCAGAGTAGTCTGGTTCGCCGCCACTGCGTCGCCGTTCGATGGACGCGCCGTGCTCTGGGTTGCGCGCGACATCACGGAGACGAAAGTCGCGCGCGATGCTCTTGCGCACAGCGAGCGTCGCTACCGTCTGCTGTTCGATCGCAATCCGTGCGCGATGTGGGTGTACGATTACGACACGCGACAGATTGTGGACGTCAACGACGCCGCGGTGACCCAGTACGGCTACAGTCGAGACGAATTCGCACGGATGAAGCTGGATGATCTGCGCGCTCCCCATGATATCCCGCAGTTGTCACGCCTGCTCGCCGAGATGCCGAGCGATGAGCCGCGCGTTCACACTGTAAAGCACAGGAAGAAGGACGGCACTGTAATCTCCGTCGAAGCGCGTGGCCATCCACTCGGGATTCCCGACCGGCGTCTGCGGCTGGTGGTCATCACCGACATTACGGAACGGCTCGCCGCCGAGCGCGTCGTGCTCGAGGCGGAAGAACGAGCAATGGCAACCAGTCTGATGCTGCAGACTCTGATCGATGCTGCTCCGCAGGCGATGATCGTGCTGGACGCGGAGTGGAATGTCACGCGCTGGAACGATGCGGCGGAGGTGCTGTTTGGCTGGAGTGCAAGCGAAGTCATCGGTGGCCCGGTGCCTTTCATTCCTGCCGACCAGCGCGATCACGTCGATAAATGGCGCGGAACGCTGGGGCACGGCGGTACCGAGAAGCCGATAGAAGCGGTGCGAATGCGGAAGGACGGCCGCCATGTCGATGTCATGCTGGCGGTCGCGCCGTTGCTGGATGCCGAGGAACGGCCGACAGCATTCATCGGCGTGTATATGGACATCACAGAACGCAAACAGCTCGGAGAGCAGCTTCGGCAGTCGCAGAAGATGGAGGCGATCGGTACGCTCGCTGGCGGAGTGGCACACGACTTCAACAACATCCTCACCGTCATATCCTCGTACGCTGCCATGCTGATTGCGGACGATCGGTATCCCGACATTCGCGCGGACATCGAGGAGATAAGCAGCGCAGCACGACGCGCAACCGGTCTCACGCGCCAGCTGCTCACGTTCAGCCGGAAGGCGATCGTTCAGTTGCAGACAGTGGACATCAACGGCATCGTCGAAGAGATGCAGCCGATGCTGCGGCGGCTGCTGATGGAGCACATAGAGTTGATCGTCAAGCCGAGCGGCGTCGCAAGCAATTTGACTGCGGACGTGAGTCAACTCGAGCAGATACTGCTCAATCTCACGGTCAATGCCGCGGACGCGATGCCCGAAGGCGGAAGCCTCGTGATCGAGACGCACAACGTGTGGCTGGATGACGCGTACGCGGAGATGCACACCAACGTCGTGCCAGGTCCCTACGTGTTGCTTGCAGTGACCGACTCCGGCATAGGAATGGACGCCGACACCCTTCGCAAGATCTTCGAGCCCTTCTTCACCACCAAGGAAATCGGTCGCGGCACTGGACTAGGCCTTGCCACGGTCTATGCAATCGTCAAGCAGCTCGGCGGCCACATCTGGGTGTACAGTGAGCCGCACCAGGGTGCCACGTTCAAGATCTATCTCCCGCGCGACATGTCGTCCGCGCCGACGGAAGTTGCACCGGTGCAGCAGCTGTATTCGGCCGTGAGCGGCACTGTTCTTCTCGTCGAGGATGACAGCGCGGTCCGCCGCGCGGCGCGACGGATGCTGGAAAAGGTGGGGTTCAGCGTCATCGAAGCGCAGGACGGGGAGGAGGGATTGTCGGTCGCCTCCGGTTACGACGGCGAGATCGCGGTCGTGGTGACGGACCTCATGATGCCGAAGATGAACGGCGGCGATTTCGCACGAGCTCTGGCAGCGAGCAGGCCTGGATCGCGCATCGTATTCACGTCGGGTTATACAGATGACGCAGTTCTGCGCAAGCGACTCGTCGCGTCCACACACACGTTTGTTCAGAAGCCATTCACCGGCGATCAACTTGTTCGGACCATAACGTCGGTGCTTGCTGAGCCTGCATCCTGA
- a CDS encoding CHY zinc finger protein produces the protein MGSAATCDETNPGGRPEVRGVSVDGKTRCAHYHSEVDVVAIKLHCCSEYYACKDCHDELADHGLVPWPRESFETRAVMCGACGVELTINMYLACESRCPACGSAFNPACSKHHHFYFSISEPAA, from the coding sequence ATGGGATCTGCGGCGACTTGCGACGAAACGAATCCAGGCGGGCGCCCCGAGGTCCGCGGAGTGAGCGTCGACGGAAAGACACGCTGTGCACACTATCACAGCGAAGTTGACGTAGTCGCTATCAAGCTTCATTGCTGTTCCGAGTATTACGCCTGCAAGGATTGCCATGACGAGCTGGCAGACCACGGTCTGGTCCCGTGGCCACGCGAGTCTTTCGAAACGCGCGCGGTCATGTGCGGCGCGTGCGGCGTCGAGCTGACCATCAACATGTATCTTGCGTGTGAGAGCCGCTGTCCTGCCTGCGGATCGGCATTCAATCCGGCGTGCAGCAAGCACCATCATTTCTATTTTTCGATTTCGGAACCGGCCGCCTGA
- a CDS encoding TetR/AcrR family transcriptional regulator produces MAATKSLRWERRPDTRPQELLDAAIGVFAERGYRNTRIDDVAEAAGVTKGAVYHYFATKEDLLLRAIEHYHDRAFGQIDQVLRHARGPASARIRLMMRKAFGGADPTGRKMTLALILQSARHDLPEAHRRWLRGGPIKGWRLLASLIEEGMRAGEFRADADAEVAARVTISGLITQIVWQPLAVDVPELLIDDDRLIDSAVELLLHSLWPALVVNTTDTKEN; encoded by the coding sequence ATGGCCGCCACTAAATCGTTGCGATGGGAACGCCGTCCCGACACCAGACCGCAGGAGTTGCTCGATGCTGCGATCGGCGTGTTCGCAGAGCGCGGCTATCGCAACACGCGCATCGACGACGTCGCCGAAGCGGCCGGTGTCACGAAGGGCGCGGTATATCACTATTTCGCGACGAAGGAAGATCTGCTGCTGCGCGCGATCGAGCACTATCATGACCGCGCCTTCGGACAGATCGACCAGGTGCTGCGTCACGCGCGCGGCCCTGCATCGGCCCGCATACGGCTGATGATGCGGAAGGCGTTCGGCGGTGCCGATCCCACGGGGCGAAAGATGACGCTCGCGCTGATCCTGCAGAGCGCACGGCACGACCTGCCGGAAGCGCACCGGCGGTGGTTGCGGGGCGGACCGATCAAGGGCTGGCGTCTGCTCGCCTCGCTGATCGAGGAGGGAATGCGCGCCGGCGAGTTTCGCGCCGACGCCGACGCGGAGGTCGCAGCCCGCGTGACGATCTCGGGGCTCATCACCCAGATCGTCTGGCAACCCCTCGCGGTCGATGTGCCTGAGCTGCTGATTGACGACGACAGGCTCATCGATTCGGCCGTGGAGCTGCTGCTGCACAGTCTCTGGCCGGCCCTGGTCGTCAACACGACAGACACCAAAGAGAACTGA
- a CDS encoding DHA2 family efflux MFS transporter permease subunit produces the protein MADAVRIIELTADEEPTAVLEPIISEYEPRKGAEHRYVIAFAVVLAAMMQVIDSSIVNVALPDMMGNLGASLDDIAWVSTGYLLASVIVIPLTGFLGDLLGRKRYFVGSIVLFTASSFFCGASHSLGALVMWRIIQGIGGGALMTVSQAVLFESFPLEEAGMAMALFGLGVMVGPTIGPTLGGWLTDNYGWPWIFYVNIPVGILAAVMIAGYVNDPAHQKRPRAIDYLGIALLIVSVGSLQYVLEHGEREDWFASHFIAWLTVTGVVGGVLLIWRELRTEHPVIDFRVLKHRQMWVGTLLGVVMGIGLYAMSFTLPVFMQGNLAMTAEQTGWILMPGALATAVSMGVVGRITNKFDPRLLITAGALTFALAAWKLSLITGASGAEDFFWPLILRGVGLGLMFVPLTTITLAELSPTELAQGTGLYNFFRQLGGSFGIAAISTLLIRYTAQNRANLVSHVSTLNPVSMARIEMMTRGMMAKGADFWTAQKQALALIDHQLMAQASVLAYGKIYELSAALILLLIPLLLLVRKTRGAAGAHAILE, from the coding sequence ATGGCTGACGCGGTCCGCATAATCGAGCTTACCGCCGACGAGGAGCCGACGGCGGTCCTCGAGCCGATCATCAGTGAATACGAGCCGAGGAAGGGCGCCGAGCATCGGTATGTCATTGCGTTCGCCGTCGTGCTCGCCGCGATGATGCAGGTGATCGACAGCTCCATCGTCAACGTCGCGCTGCCGGACATGATGGGCAACCTCGGCGCGAGTCTCGACGACATCGCTTGGGTGTCGACCGGATATCTGCTCGCAAGCGTGATCGTCATTCCGCTGACCGGCTTTCTTGGCGATCTGCTCGGACGCAAGCGCTACTTCGTAGGGTCCATAGTTCTGTTCACCGCGTCGAGTTTCTTCTGCGGCGCGTCGCATTCACTTGGCGCGCTCGTCATGTGGCGCATCATTCAGGGAATCGGCGGCGGTGCGCTGATGACAGTTTCGCAGGCTGTGCTGTTCGAGTCCTTTCCGCTGGAAGAGGCGGGAATGGCAATGGCGCTCTTCGGACTTGGTGTTATGGTCGGTCCGACGATCGGGCCCACCCTCGGCGGCTGGCTCACCGACAATTACGGCTGGCCGTGGATCTTCTACGTCAACATACCCGTCGGCATTCTCGCCGCGGTGATGATTGCCGGCTACGTCAATGATCCCGCACACCAGAAGCGCCCGCGTGCGATCGACTATCTCGGCATCGCGCTGTTGATCGTGAGCGTGGGATCGCTGCAGTACGTGCTGGAACATGGCGAGCGCGAAGACTGGTTCGCATCCCACTTCATCGCGTGGCTGACGGTGACGGGCGTCGTTGGCGGCGTGCTGCTCATATGGCGTGAGCTGAGAACCGAGCATCCGGTGATCGATTTTCGCGTGCTGAAACACCGGCAGATGTGGGTCGGCACCCTGCTCGGCGTGGTCATGGGAATCGGGTTGTATGCGATGTCGTTCACGCTACCCGTGTTCATGCAGGGGAACCTGGCCATGACGGCGGAGCAGACAGGATGGATCCTCATGCCCGGCGCGCTAGCAACGGCGGTGTCGATGGGCGTGGTGGGACGGATTACGAACAAGTTCGATCCGCGACTGCTGATCACCGCCGGCGCGCTGACGTTCGCGCTTGCGGCGTGGAAGCTGTCATTGATTACAGGTGCGAGCGGCGCAGAGGATTTCTTCTGGCCTCTGATTCTGCGCGGAGTAGGGCTGGGCCTGATGTTCGTCCCGCTCACGACCATCACGCTCGCAGAGCTCTCGCCGACGGAGCTCGCTCAGGGAACGGGTTTGTACAACTTCTTCCGCCAGCTTGGCGGCTCCTTCGGCATTGCCGCTATCTCGACGCTGCTGATTCGCTATACGGCGCAGAATCGTGCGAATCTCGTGTCGCACGTATCGACACTCAATCCCGTCAGCATGGCGCGCATCGAGATGATGACGCGAGGCATGATGGCGAAGGGAGCGGACTTCTGGACTGCGCAGAAGCAGGCGCTGGCTCTGATCGACCATCAGCTCATGGCGCAGGCGAGTGTGCTGGCGTACGGCAAGATCTATGAGTTGAGTGCGGCGCTGATACTGCTGCTCATTCCGCTGCTGCTCCTCGTGCGGAAAACGAGGGGCGCCGCGGGCGCGCATGCGATACTGGAATGA
- a CDS encoding DUF2911 domain-containing protein, whose translation MHSSIMTGKAMIMVLSAAGTLGLAQGVGNPVIDRGGTFVTLLGRDTVVVESFTRTGNKLDGNLVVRVPGTVLIHYVVDLAADGAPSRSVVDVTPMGTSEVAKRRVTIDYARDSVVVDVDSAGRQSRGHAALKQPPYPQLMTGFGPSYGLYASPVLYELYAPLARAAVGDTVRLTTIDIVHGRTFKRVFVKRSPRELDADFFGIAATRLTLDDAGRITGGDASETTEQTQMTRTAFVDVSPIARRFAAADHAGKGVGAVSPEVVARTRLGGAPVVVTYSSPRRRDRVLLGKVIPYGSVWRTGANAATTLFFDNDLNIGGKRIPAGVYSLWTLPRSDGSVDLIVNSQHGQWGTDYDASHDVAHIPMAVTTASSPQEDFAIAVADGTPGRLRMSWGKFIWSVPVSVAKKQ comes from the coding sequence ATGCATTCTTCGATCATGACGGGCAAGGCGATGATTATGGTTCTGTCTGCTGCGGGTACGCTGGGGCTGGCCCAGGGCGTGGGCAATCCGGTAATCGATCGCGGTGGCACATTCGTCACTCTGCTCGGGCGCGACACGGTAGTCGTCGAGAGCTTCACGCGGACTGGTAACAAGCTCGACGGCAACCTGGTCGTGCGCGTTCCTGGGACGGTTCTCATTCACTACGTTGTGGATCTTGCTGCCGACGGCGCTCCGTCGCGCTCAGTGGTGGACGTGACACCGATGGGGACGTCCGAGGTCGCGAAGAGACGCGTGACGATAGACTACGCGCGCGACTCGGTCGTGGTGGACGTTGACTCGGCGGGCCGCCAGAGCAGAGGGCATGCGGCGCTGAAACAGCCGCCGTATCCGCAGCTGATGACGGGATTCGGTCCCTCATATGGACTGTATGCTTCGCCCGTGCTGTACGAACTTTATGCGCCTCTTGCACGCGCGGCAGTCGGTGACACAGTGCGGCTTACCACGATCGATATCGTTCATGGGCGGACGTTCAAGCGTGTATTCGTGAAGCGATCGCCGAGGGAGCTGGATGCGGACTTCTTCGGCATCGCCGCGACACGCCTTACGCTGGATGACGCCGGACGCATCACCGGCGGGGACGCGAGCGAAACTACCGAGCAGACGCAGATGACGCGCACCGCATTTGTCGACGTATCGCCGATCGCAAGGCGATTCGCGGCTGCGGATCACGCTGGAAAGGGCGTGGGCGCCGTATCGCCGGAGGTGGTCGCGCGCACGAGGCTCGGTGGAGCGCCGGTGGTGGTCACGTACAGCAGTCCACGCCGGCGCGACCGCGTACTGCTCGGCAAGGTAATCCCCTACGGCAGCGTATGGCGCACCGGCGCAAACGCGGCGACGACGCTCTTCTTCGACAATGATCTGAACATCGGCGGAAAGAGGATACCTGCGGGGGTGTACAGTCTGTGGACGCTACCCAGGAGCGATGGGAGCGTCGATCTGATCGTCAATTCGCAACACGGCCAGTGGGGGACGGACTACGACGCATCGCACGACGTCGCTCATATCCCGATGGCGGTCACGACAGCGTCGTCACCGCAGGAGGACTTCGCGATCGCCGTTGCGGACGGTACGCCGGGCAGACTGCGGATGAGCTGGGGCAAGTTCATCTGGAGCGTGCCCGTTTCGGTAGCGAAGAAGCAGTAG
- a CDS encoding response regulator transcription factor, translated as MTESQANNHHDHTVLIIEDSETLALGLRTSFEFEGYNVHWAADGELALEWLGEHTPDLVILDLMLPKVNGFDVLRRFRANGGTAAVLILSARDGEVDKVQGFRSGADDYVVKPVGVLELLARAEAMLRRIEPRTSPAANDASSTGSIQFGDVTIDLKTRTVTRAGAVVELTPREYELLVFLVRADGAIISREHVMDEVWHYVPGLTSRTVDQHVARLRHKLESDPAEPRHILTARKAGYRFAP; from the coding sequence ATGACAGAATCTCAAGCCAACAATCATCACGACCACACGGTGCTCATAATAGAGGATAGCGAAACACTCGCCCTCGGACTGCGCACCAGCTTCGAATTCGAAGGATACAACGTGCACTGGGCAGCGGACGGAGAGCTGGCGCTGGAGTGGCTGGGTGAGCACACGCCCGATCTCGTCATTCTCGATCTCATGCTGCCGAAAGTCAACGGATTCGACGTATTGCGCCGCTTTCGGGCGAATGGCGGGACGGCGGCCGTACTGATCCTGTCGGCACGCGATGGCGAAGTGGACAAGGTGCAGGGCTTCCGAAGCGGCGCGGACGACTACGTCGTCAAACCTGTCGGTGTTCTCGAGCTGCTCGCGCGTGCGGAAGCGATGCTGCGTCGCATCGAGCCGCGCACATCGCCCGCTGCAAACGATGCTTCATCCACGGGTAGTATTCAGTTCGGTGACGTCACGATCGACCTCAAGACCCGCACCGTGACGCGCGCCGGAGCCGTCGTGGAGCTGACGCCGCGCGAATACGAGCTGCTGGTCTTTCTGGTGCGGGCCGACGGGGCGATCATTTCACGCGAGCATGTAATGGATGAGGTCTGGCACTACGTACCAGGCCTCACGTCCCGAACCGTCGACCAGCACGTCGCGCGGCTGCGTCACAAGCTCGAGTCCGATCCCGCGGAACCGCGCCACATTCTGACCGCGCGCAAGGCCGGCTACAGATTCGCACCCTGA
- a CDS encoding HAMP domain-containing sensor histidine kinase translates to MFVTARPKLKKIRTILVGVTLAMIVGGAALSLRDAVRSARAQREAAQRTLAAYAHFASYLYVTRIYLMARERTVMQAFVKLGPDDPWTGPLPAPTIIPAIPDTGEACARSPLWKIYRFRMDLPSRGLTIVGGTPIPAAMRLIRDSIPKLAVTPEIASWHFGYLFVDSPDFPEAVAFTPVRDGAGHVRAVYGYRSCYATYDVWDYALVHRVARIVPPFLTEGMPTDSILSIVVADSRGRTLYAAPSRSVPVRAIGTDTIPQISGIVVTVGLRPKVAGRLVLGGVSSSRLPGSFLLLIGSIVLAVATLAMMRREFRLVESREMFLANISHELRTPLQHILLFVQILRLKRARNQDEHDKAIEVIETETQRLIRLTDNVLAVVRTTRPQIALGPVDVSDVVASSAELCEQLAAARSMKFEIDTVPAIAACDAGSLKQVLVNLIDNAVKYGPNGQTIRIGVRADAQDVQIWVEDSGPGIPAKDRERVWEAFTRLDSPQDATAGTGIGLTIARELILQMHGRVEIQQGADTGARISVFLPRWTAE, encoded by the coding sequence ATGTTTGTAACCGCCCGGCCAAAACTGAAGAAGATCCGGACGATTCTCGTGGGCGTGACACTAGCGATGATCGTTGGAGGGGCTGCTCTCTCGCTCCGAGACGCGGTTCGATCCGCACGCGCGCAGCGTGAGGCCGCGCAACGCACGCTCGCTGCGTACGCGCATTTCGCCAGCTATCTGTACGTGACTCGCATCTACCTTATGGCGCGCGAGCGCACAGTAATGCAGGCATTCGTCAAGCTAGGACCCGACGACCCATGGACGGGGCCCCTCCCAGCACCGACGATCATTCCCGCGATTCCCGATACCGGCGAAGCCTGTGCGCGGTCCCCGCTGTGGAAGATCTATCGCTTCAGGATGGATCTTCCCTCGCGCGGGCTGACCATCGTCGGCGGGACACCGATTCCGGCCGCCATGCGGTTGATACGCGATTCCATTCCCAAACTTGCAGTTACCCCTGAGATAGCGTCCTGGCACTTTGGATATCTGTTCGTCGACTCGCCCGACTTCCCTGAAGCGGTTGCCTTCACGCCAGTTCGCGACGGTGCCGGCCATGTGAGAGCGGTGTACGGCTACCGCTCGTGTTACGCTACGTATGATGTCTGGGACTATGCCCTGGTCCATCGTGTCGCACGCATAGTTCCACCCTTTCTCACGGAAGGCATGCCGACGGATTCGATCCTCAGCATCGTCGTCGCGGACAGTCGCGGACGCACTCTGTACGCGGCGCCATCACGCAGCGTACCCGTACGCGCGATCGGCACTGATACGATCCCGCAGATCAGTGGGATAGTGGTCACGGTCGGGCTCCGCCCAAAGGTCGCGGGCCGACTGGTACTCGGAGGTGTCTCGAGCTCACGTCTCCCAGGTTCTTTCCTGCTACTGATCGGCAGCATAGTGCTCGCCGTCGCTACGCTCGCGATGATGCGTAGGGAGTTCAGGCTCGTGGAATCGCGGGAGATGTTTCTCGCGAACATCTCGCACGAGCTGCGCACCCCGCTGCAACACATCCTCTTGTTCGTGCAGATTCTCCGACTCAAGCGGGCCCGCAATCAGGACGAGCATGACAAGGCAATCGAGGTAATCGAGACGGAGACGCAACGCCTCATCCGTCTCACCGACAACGTGCTCGCCGTAGTGCGCACCACGCGACCGCAGATCGCGCTCGGCCCGGTCGACGTGTCGGACGTCGTCGCAAGTTCCGCTGAGCTCTGCGAGCAGCTTGCGGCCGCGCGGTCCATGAAATTCGAGATCGATACCGTTCCAGCAATCGCGGCGTGCGACGCGGGCTCGCTCAAACAGGTGCTGGTAAATCTCATCGACAACGCCGTGAAATACGGCCCGAACGGTCAGACCATTCGCATCGGCGTACGCGCGGACGCTCAGGACGTGCAGATCTGGGTCGAGGATTCCGGCCCCGGGATTCCGGCCAAGGATCGCGAACGCGTGTGGGAAGCGTTCACGCGGCTGGATTCTCCGCAAGACGCGACGGCCGGCACCGGCATTGGCCTGACGATTGCGCGCGAACTGATCCTGCAGATGCACGGGCGCGTGGAGATCCAACAGGGCGCAGATACCGGCGCGCGGATCTCCGTATTTCTACCACGCTGGACCGCGGAGTAG